One stretch of Halobacillus litoralis DNA includes these proteins:
- the recU gene encoding Holliday junction resolvase RecU, translating to MNYPNGRRGSKANSAPKGKAKPDFSNRGMSLEEDINVTNEYYLQAGVAVVHKKPTPVQIVQVDYPKRSAAVIKEAYFKQASTTDFNGVYRGKYIDFEAKETKNKTSFPLSNVHQHQIDHMRAVQTHGGISFMIIKFTPLEETYLLPSSSIFSFWEDQWNGGRKSIPYAYITKEGIKIPFHYQARVHYATAIDKLYF from the coding sequence GTGAATTATCCCAATGGGAGACGTGGATCCAAGGCAAATTCAGCTCCCAAAGGAAAAGCAAAACCGGATTTCAGTAACAGGGGAATGTCACTTGAAGAAGACATTAATGTAACAAATGAATATTATCTGCAAGCAGGAGTAGCGGTAGTCCATAAAAAACCTACGCCTGTTCAAATTGTACAAGTGGATTACCCAAAACGAAGCGCCGCCGTCATTAAAGAAGCATATTTCAAACAAGCTTCTACAACAGACTTTAATGGTGTTTATCGTGGGAAGTACATCGATTTTGAGGCAAAAGAAACGAAAAACAAAACTTCTTTTCCCTTAAGTAATGTCCATCAGCACCAGATTGACCATATGAGGGCTGTCCAAACACATGGTGGAATCAGCTTTATGATCATAAAGTTTACACCTTTAGAAGAGACTTACCTCCTCCCATCATCTTCGATTTTTTCCTTTTGGGAAGATCAGTGGAACGGTGGAAGGAAATCGATTCCTTATGCTTACATTACTAAAGAAGGAATCAAAATCCCTTTTCATTATCAGGCACGGGTTCACTATGCCACTGCCATCGATAAGCTTTATTTCTGA
- a CDS encoding YppE family protein produces MNLKANTNELKRLIDEQHQRFLNTEGPVDKKSYDFFNQVKKETAPMFRLTSEWVKEAEDFVKDRKTNVHPNQVKSTHENMEMIILHSYYLDVHRKRFKELYQSSHYVLDMVLDDIEQNEKSSQ; encoded by the coding sequence ATGAATTTGAAAGCTAATACGAACGAACTAAAGCGACTAATTGATGAACAACATCAACGCTTTTTAAATACGGAAGGTCCCGTAGATAAAAAAAGCTATGATTTTTTTAATCAGGTAAAAAAAGAAACAGCTCCGATGTTCCGATTGACAAGCGAATGGGTAAAGGAAGCAGAGGATTTCGTGAAAGACCGAAAGACGAATGTTCATCCTAACCAAGTGAAATCAACGCACGAAAATATGGAAATGATCATCCTCCATAGCTATTATCTGGATGTACATCGCAAAAGGTTTAAAGAATTATATCAGTCCTCCCATTACGTATTGGATATGGTCCTTGACGATATAGAACAAAATGAAAAAAGCTCCCAATAA
- a CDS encoding efflux RND transporter permease subunit, which produces MKSILNYNKIIWIFILLLIFTGIFTYLQLPKREIPEINVNVSSISTVYPGATPQEVERTIVNPLEEELLNTEGIDEITSASTTGFGTVTATLSGGEDTDTTNAKIRQAVSEVSRSFPDEVQAPNVNTDMTMSAVASYHLYSDERSELFNLRDDMEEWKAELTKTPGVDSVLVKGLPDQKVAVSLDNDQLNELQISPSSVIRSLSDELGPSPIGTEQRDGTIHQLIFEKYSDIQELESLFVGNNSQGEPVPLSEVGSIEITNKEVEDLITYKDKAALSVTVLTEEGVNISALQKELTDKINVLSEQLPEEIQVDRFYTQSTVIDEVFSNLITSFAISFLAVIIIMVLGLPLSSAILVALSIPISILIGLIPLPYVGVDLNQISVIGMIIAIGILVDDAIVVNDNIQRRFQLGDGPMEGTLRGVKEVGKSIITSTLMIIFSFLPLTFLSGTNGDFIRALPSVLIFTVLASTIIALTFIPTVQYARKKRKKKSRKAKSGLLGGLFDRLERTYADRILPKTTKKPLVTSLIGLVICALLATLAIRIPFEFFPAADRPEVTISVENPQGTTIEETEDRLQELTGFLEDSDDTITETAVYSGSGLPNLFSSGLQRSGENTGQVLVRVNRDQTSASDFIEEWEEPLREEFPDSEIFLETIVSGPPPSPPVQIQIQGPEIETLISEANHAKNRLSELEGAEIATLNAETQPFTEYNADRSLLAENNIPINQITSQLQLANIGAPLGTFDNGVERLPIEVVVDDGVENGVALSELNVVSQQTNQDGGPPEILTLDEIITTDSSERIGVIPHLDGERTITVEAYPEEGMESTFSEQSSEVVSDIKNNLPEGYSLVESGESDARSEFFVEVTKLFVIVLFLIYLTIAIQFNSLLMPLLITGTVFLAVTGAIVGLFVSGEPLSFLAVLGIVSLSGIVVRNSVILIEFIEQNRERYSSNVEAVIEAGRARIRPIVLTSLTSIAALAPIIYTGDVLFKPLAVSIVSGLAFSTVLTLLLVPSFYLLLSRKKTTG; this is translated from the coding sequence ATGAAGTCAATTTTAAATTACAACAAAATCATTTGGATTTTTATTTTATTATTGATTTTTACAGGGATTTTCACATATCTGCAACTACCGAAAAGGGAAATCCCGGAGATTAATGTAAATGTCTCATCTATTTCCACGGTGTACCCTGGAGCAACACCTCAAGAGGTGGAAAGGACAATCGTAAACCCTCTAGAAGAAGAGCTTTTGAATACAGAAGGGATTGATGAGATCACCTCTGCGTCCACCACAGGGTTTGGTACAGTGACCGCTACTCTATCCGGGGGGGAGGATACAGATACAACGAATGCCAAGATCCGGCAAGCTGTATCAGAAGTATCCAGGTCTTTTCCTGATGAAGTCCAAGCTCCCAATGTGAACACTGACATGACTATGTCAGCTGTTGCATCCTATCATTTATACAGCGATGAGCGATCAGAACTATTCAACTTGCGGGATGACATGGAAGAATGGAAGGCAGAATTGACAAAGACTCCTGGTGTCGATTCCGTTTTAGTCAAAGGACTACCTGATCAAAAAGTAGCTGTCAGCTTGGATAATGACCAATTGAATGAGCTGCAAATTTCACCATCTTCTGTCATCCGCTCGTTGAGTGATGAATTAGGACCTTCACCAATTGGTACAGAACAAAGAGATGGTACCATTCATCAACTGATCTTTGAAAAATATTCAGACATACAAGAATTGGAGAGTCTATTTGTAGGAAATAACTCTCAAGGAGAGCCTGTGCCCCTTTCTGAAGTCGGGTCCATTGAGATCACCAACAAAGAAGTAGAAGATCTTATTACTTATAAAGACAAGGCTGCCTTATCCGTCACCGTGCTTACTGAAGAAGGAGTAAACATTAGTGCCCTTCAAAAAGAATTGACAGACAAGATTAACGTTTTGTCAGAGCAGTTACCAGAAGAAATCCAGGTCGATCGTTTTTACACACAAAGTACAGTCATTGATGAAGTCTTTTCGAACCTGATTACTTCCTTTGCCATTTCGTTTCTTGCTGTCATCATCATTATGGTACTGGGTCTTCCGTTATCTTCAGCGATTCTCGTTGCTTTATCAATTCCAATATCCATTCTCATCGGTTTAATCCCTCTTCCATATGTCGGAGTCGATTTAAACCAAATATCAGTTATTGGAATGATTATAGCGATTGGGATATTGGTTGACGATGCTATCGTCGTCAACGACAACATTCAAAGAAGGTTCCAACTTGGAGACGGTCCGATGGAAGGTACCCTCCGTGGTGTGAAAGAAGTCGGCAAGTCGATCATTACTTCAACACTTATGATCATTTTCAGTTTCTTGCCTTTAACCTTCTTATCTGGAACCAATGGGGATTTCATCAGAGCCTTACCATCTGTCTTAATCTTTACGGTGCTGGCCTCCACAATCATTGCGCTGACATTTATCCCCACCGTTCAATATGCTAGAAAAAAACGGAAGAAAAAATCCAGAAAAGCAAAGTCTGGACTCCTTGGTGGTTTGTTTGACCGGTTAGAACGTACCTATGCTGACAGGATTCTTCCTAAGACTACGAAGAAACCTTTGGTCACATCCCTGATTGGACTTGTTATATGTGCTCTTTTAGCCACACTGGCCATAAGAATTCCGTTTGAATTCTTCCCTGCTGCTGATCGTCCTGAAGTCACCATTTCTGTTGAAAATCCTCAAGGGACAACGATTGAGGAAACAGAAGATAGGTTACAAGAATTGACAGGATTTCTGGAGGATTCTGATGACACCATCACTGAAACGGCGGTTTATTCAGGAAGTGGACTTCCCAATTTGTTCAGTTCGGGATTACAACGATCAGGTGAGAACACAGGTCAGGTTCTTGTCCGAGTCAACAGAGACCAGACGAGCGCAAGCGATTTTATTGAAGAATGGGAAGAACCTTTAAGGGAAGAATTCCCAGATAGTGAAATTTTCCTTGAAACCATTGTTTCTGGTCCACCACCTTCCCCACCTGTCCAGATTCAAATACAAGGTCCTGAGATTGAAACGTTAATTTCTGAGGCTAATCATGCAAAGAATCGATTGAGTGAGCTGGAAGGTGCTGAAATAGCGACACTTAATGCCGAGACACAGCCTTTCACAGAATACAATGCAGACCGTTCATTACTTGCTGAAAATAACATACCGATCAACCAAATCACTTCTCAACTCCAGCTGGCAAATATCGGAGCACCTTTAGGCACCTTTGACAATGGTGTTGAACGTCTGCCGATCGAAGTAGTAGTAGACGATGGTGTAGAAAATGGCGTGGCCCTATCTGAACTGAATGTAGTTAGTCAGCAGACGAATCAGGATGGTGGACCGCCAGAAATCCTTACGCTTGATGAAATTATCACGACAGATTCAAGCGAACGGATTGGTGTGATTCCACATCTAGATGGGGAGCGGACCATTACGGTTGAAGCATATCCTGAAGAGGGGATGGAAAGCACCTTCTCTGAACAGTCATCGGAAGTCGTAAGTGACATTAAAAACAACCTTCCAGAAGGTTATTCACTCGTTGAAAGCGGCGAATCCGATGCTCGTTCCGAGTTCTTTGTAGAAGTAACAAAACTCTTTGTCATCGTTTTGTTCTTAATTTATTTGACAATTGCCATCCAGTTCAATTCCCTGCTTATGCCTTTACTGATTACAGGAACTGTATTTTTAGCTGTTACAGGTGCTATTGTAGGACTATTCGTTTCTGGTGAACCTCTCAGTTTCTTAGCAGTATTAGGGATTGTCTCCCTATCAGGTATTGTTGTGAGGAATTCCGTCATTCTCATCGAATTCATCGAGCAAAACCGTGAACGTTACAGCAGTAATGTGGAAGCTGTAATCGAAGCAGGCAGAGCAAGAATTCGTCCTATAGTCTTAACATCATTAACGTCGATTGCAGCCCTAGCTCCAATCATTTATACAGGTGATGTATTATTCAAGCCATTGGCGGTATCGATCGTATCCGGGCTTGCCTTTTCAACCGTACTCACACTGTTGCTTGTTCCATCGTTTTATTTGTTACTATCCAGAAAAAAAACAACTGGATGA
- a CDS encoding cytidine deaminase, translating to METKQLINEAKKIREKAYVPYSKFPVGAALVTEDGTLYTGCNIENAAYPVTCCAERVAIFKAVSDGHDKFKELAVVADTKRPVPPCGSCRQVMSEFFQSDVKIYTTNLHGDTKTFTMEEILPFSFSSADLSEEDAN from the coding sequence ATGGAAACGAAACAACTAATAAATGAAGCTAAAAAGATAAGGGAAAAAGCTTATGTCCCTTATTCAAAATTCCCCGTTGGTGCTGCTTTAGTAACCGAAGACGGGACCCTTTATACAGGATGCAATATAGAAAATGCCGCTTATCCTGTTACATGTTGTGCTGAAAGAGTGGCGATTTTCAAAGCCGTTTCTGATGGGCATGATAAATTTAAAGAACTGGCCGTTGTCGCAGACACGAAAAGACCTGTTCCACCATGTGGATCTTGCCGTCAGGTCATGAGTGAATTTTTCCAGTCGGATGTTAAAATTTATACAACAAACCTGCATGGGGACACAAAAACATTTACAATGGAAGAAATTCTGCCATTTTCGTTTTCTTCTGCTGATTTATCTGAAGAGGATGCGAATTAG
- a CDS encoding CotD family spore coat protein, translating to MHQQSMQDSCGCGPMSPMSPAGNRRPIVCPVQHCVVDNYFCENQDYIHPTHILVRNNHTLNNNHYFPYMVSEQNNFRTQDFAFPQGSSPDYNWMDYMNPQDMGQMPMGQGQGQGQMPMMNEEDMEDMEGMMGQGGQMPMMGQGQMPMMGQGGQMPMMGDGQMPMMGQGGQMPMMGQGQMPMMGQGGQMPMMGQGQMPMMGSGSNS from the coding sequence ATGCATCAACAGTCTATGCAGGACTCTTGCGGATGTGGACCGATGTCCCCAATGTCGCCAGCCGGAAACCGTAGACCAATCGTATGTCCGGTTCAACACTGTGTAGTGGATAACTACTTCTGTGAAAATCAAGATTATATCCATCCTACGCACATTCTCGTACGCAACAATCATACGTTGAACAACAACCATTATTTCCCATACATGGTTTCTGAGCAAAACAACTTCCGAACTCAAGACTTCGCTTTTCCTCAAGGATCTTCACCAGATTATAACTGGATGGATTATATGAATCCTCAAGACATGGGTCAAATGCCTATGGGGCAAGGTCAAGGCCAAGGCCAAATGCCTATGATGAACGAAGAGGATATGGAAGACATGGAAGGTATGATGGGCCAGGGTGGTCAAATGCCGATGATGGGTCAGGGTCAAATGCCAATGATGGGCCAGGGTGGCCAAATGCCGATGATGGGTGACGGTCAGATGCCAATGATGGGCCAGGGTGGTCAAATGCCGATGATGGGTCAGGGGCAGATGCCAATGATGGGCCAGGGTGGCCAAATGCCGATGATGGGTCAGGGTCAAATGCCAATGATGGGCTCAGGATCGAATAGCTAA
- the gpsB gene encoding cell division regulator GpsB — MNLEEYHLSGKDILEKDFKTSMRGYNQEEVDEYLDLIIQDYDRFQQEIERLQQENDRLKKMSSRETTQRQRQPSTNNHQVNYDILKRVSNLEKAVFGNKYAD; from the coding sequence ATGAACTTAGAAGAGTATCATTTAAGCGGAAAGGATATACTTGAGAAAGACTTCAAAACGTCTATGAGAGGGTATAACCAGGAAGAAGTAGATGAGTATCTGGATTTGATCATTCAGGATTATGACCGTTTTCAGCAGGAAATTGAACGTCTGCAGCAGGAAAATGACCGATTGAAAAAAATGTCATCACGGGAAACTACACAGAGACAAAGGCAACCATCTACGAATAATCATCAAGTGAATTATGACATCTTGAAGCGTGTTTCAAACTTAGAGAAGGCTGTTTTTGGTAACAAATACGCTGATTAG
- a CDS encoding THUMP domain-containing class I SAM-dependent RNA methyltransferase encodes MSKKVTLIATAAMGLEAIVGKEVKALGYEDIQIENGRVVFEADVSAIPRANLWLRTADRVKLLVGKFKATSFDQLFENTKALPWETFIEEDGEFPVVGKSVKSKLYSVPDCQSIVKKAIVERLKVKHGVDSWLKETGAFYRVEVAIHKDEALLTIDTSGSGLHKRGYRVGQGEAPLKETLAAALVQITNWSPDQPFVDPFCGSGTIAIEAALIGQNIAPGFNREFASESWGFIPQKVWDDAFQEAEDAANYDQPLQIFGSDIDPDLIEIAKKNAMEAGLGELITWKQMQMSDFKPKQENGYLVSNPPYGERMGEREEVEQMYRNLGTIMCDHPTWSVYVLTSHEGFEKLYGKPATKKRKLFNGFIKTDYYQYFGRKPKSKPDNGKGFGF; translated from the coding sequence ATGTCGAAAAAAGTTACGTTGATTGCAACAGCAGCTATGGGACTTGAAGCCATAGTAGGGAAAGAAGTTAAAGCGTTAGGATATGAAGACATACAGATCGAAAATGGAAGAGTCGTATTTGAAGCGGACGTATCAGCGATACCCAGAGCCAATCTTTGGCTTCGAACGGCTGATCGTGTCAAATTGTTGGTTGGAAAGTTCAAGGCCACATCGTTTGATCAACTTTTTGAAAACACGAAGGCATTGCCGTGGGAAACTTTTATAGAAGAAGATGGCGAGTTTCCAGTAGTTGGTAAATCGGTGAAATCGAAGTTGTATAGTGTGCCTGATTGTCAATCGATTGTGAAGAAAGCAATAGTAGAACGATTAAAAGTCAAACACGGCGTTGATTCATGGTTGAAAGAAACGGGAGCCTTCTACAGAGTGGAAGTGGCGATTCATAAGGATGAAGCGTTATTGACGATTGACACGTCAGGAAGTGGACTGCATAAGCGAGGATATCGTGTAGGCCAAGGGGAAGCACCTTTAAAAGAAACTTTAGCCGCAGCACTCGTACAAATTACAAACTGGAGCCCTGACCAGCCGTTTGTGGATCCGTTTTGTGGCTCCGGGACGATCGCTATTGAAGCCGCGCTGATCGGTCAGAACATTGCACCTGGTTTTAACAGGGAATTCGCTTCTGAGAGTTGGGGTTTCATTCCGCAAAAGGTTTGGGATGATGCTTTTCAAGAAGCGGAAGACGCAGCGAATTATGATCAGCCGCTTCAAATCTTCGGCTCAGATATTGACCCCGACTTGATCGAAATCGCCAAAAAAAATGCGATGGAAGCAGGGCTCGGAGAATTGATTACTTGGAAACAAATGCAGATGAGTGATTTCAAACCGAAGCAGGAAAATGGATACCTCGTGTCTAATCCTCCTTATGGAGAGCGAATGGGTGAACGGGAAGAAGTGGAACAGATGTACCGCAATCTTGGTACGATCATGTGTGATCATCCAACTTGGAGTGTGTACGTTCTTACTTCTCATGAAGGGTTTGAGAAGCTTTACGGAAAGCCTGCCACTAAAAAACGGAAGCTCTTCAATGGCTTTATCAAGACGGATTATTATCAGTATTTCGGTAGGAAGCCAAAATCGAAGCCGGACAATGGCAAAGGATTCGGTTTTTAA
- a CDS encoding carboxypeptidase M32 produces the protein MELLKEQSAYGEAIGLMAWDMRTKAPRKGVEGRSEVIGVMSQKVHEIQTSEEMRGYIDELKSKTLDPILKRAVEEAEETYDKTAKIPAEEYRAYVTLQTQAESMWGEAKSNNDFESFRPYLEKLVEYNRKFADYWGYENHRYDALLNNYEPGVTVEVLDKVFPKVREALTDLLKQIQEAPNQPDPSVLQGHFSKDRQAEFSEVILERMGYDFEAGRLDETVHPFAIGLNTNDVRVTTKYDEKDFRTAVFGTIHEGGHALYEQNIDPKLAFTPLADGTSMGIHESQSLFWENFIARSEGFWRNHYELFKSYAPKHFQHLSLEKFYPAVNEVKPSLIRIEADELTYCLHIMVRYELEKALIAGEIEVKDLPELWNQKMEDYLGITPESDSEGVLQDIHWSGGDFGYFPSYALGYMYAAQLNSKMREEIDVERYIEEGDFHKIKEWLTENVHQYGKMKKPLQILNDITGEGLNPEHLINYLTDKYKKIYHF, from the coding sequence ATGGAGCTATTGAAAGAACAATCGGCATACGGGGAAGCAATCGGGCTGATGGCTTGGGACATGCGTACTAAAGCCCCCCGCAAAGGAGTCGAAGGTCGTTCTGAAGTCATCGGCGTAATGTCACAAAAAGTCCATGAAATACAAACATCAGAGGAAATGCGTGGATACATCGATGAATTAAAAAGCAAAACTCTAGATCCAATTTTAAAAAGAGCGGTGGAAGAAGCGGAAGAGACGTACGATAAAACGGCTAAAATTCCTGCTGAAGAGTATAGAGCTTACGTGACGCTCCAAACCCAGGCGGAATCCATGTGGGGGGAAGCCAAAAGTAACAATGACTTCGAAAGTTTTCGTCCATATCTAGAAAAGCTGGTTGAATACAACCGTAAATTCGCGGATTACTGGGGGTATGAAAACCACCGCTATGATGCTTTGTTGAATAATTACGAGCCGGGTGTAACTGTGGAAGTACTGGATAAAGTGTTTCCAAAAGTGAGGGAAGCTTTAACGGACCTTCTTAAACAAATCCAAGAAGCTCCCAATCAACCTGACCCGTCAGTCCTGCAAGGTCATTTTTCTAAAGATCGTCAGGCAGAGTTCAGTGAAGTGATCTTGGAGCGGATGGGGTATGATTTTGAGGCGGGACGATTAGATGAGACCGTTCATCCTTTTGCAATCGGACTGAATACCAATGATGTCAGAGTGACAACGAAATACGACGAAAAAGATTTCCGGACAGCTGTTTTTGGGACGATTCACGAAGGAGGCCATGCCCTCTATGAGCAAAACATAGATCCAAAGCTTGCTTTTACACCTCTTGCTGACGGGACAAGCATGGGTATTCATGAATCACAATCACTTTTTTGGGAGAATTTCATAGCTCGAAGTGAAGGTTTTTGGAGAAATCATTATGAGTTGTTTAAATCCTACGCACCTAAGCATTTCCAACACTTATCCTTAGAGAAGTTTTATCCGGCGGTCAATGAAGTGAAACCATCCCTGATTCGAATTGAGGCGGATGAATTGACGTATTGTTTGCACATTATGGTCCGCTATGAGTTGGAAAAAGCACTGATTGCTGGTGAAATTGAAGTGAAGGATCTCCCTGAACTGTGGAATCAAAAGATGGAAGACTACCTTGGAATCACCCCTGAGAGTGATTCTGAAGGAGTACTGCAAGATATTCACTGGTCTGGTGGGGATTTCGGCTACTTTCCATCCTATGCATTAGGATATATGTATGCAGCCCAGCTAAACTCCAAGATGAGAGAAGAGATCGATGTGGAACGTTACATTGAAGAAGGCGATTTTCACAAAATCAAGGAATGGCTGACTGAAAACGTCCATCAGTATGGAAAAATGAAAAAACCGCTGCAAATCTTAAATGACATCACTGGTGAAGGCCTGAATCCTGAGCATCTCATTAACTACCTAACTGATAAATATAAAAAAATCTATCATTTTTAA
- a CDS encoding SDR family NAD(P)-dependent oxidoreductase — protein MYLPDFRLENKLAVITGGTKGIGKAITLAFAESGSDVIVIARNLKDLEQTKKEVEELGQQASIICQDINDYKEIIQEVERIREGRKLDIWVNNAGMNIRSEAESVTEEEWDQIISTNMRSAFFLSQYAGQVMKSSKEGKIINISSVGGHTALRTGVVYAMTKSALIQMTKNLALEWGKYNINVNAIGPWYFPTSLTERLLQDESYVQEILERTPLNRIGKLEELSGAAVFLASDAGNYMTGQTLFVDGGMTIYGF, from the coding sequence ATGTATCTACCAGACTTTAGATTAGAAAATAAACTTGCTGTTATTACTGGAGGAACAAAAGGAATCGGTAAAGCCATCACCCTTGCTTTTGCTGAATCTGGCTCAGATGTGATTGTGATCGCGAGAAACTTGAAAGACCTGGAACAGACGAAAAAAGAAGTGGAAGAGCTTGGACAACAAGCTTCAATTATCTGTCAGGACATTAATGATTATAAGGAAATCATCCAGGAGGTTGAGCGCATTCGTGAAGGGCGGAAGCTTGATATATGGGTTAATAATGCAGGAATGAATATCAGAAGTGAAGCAGAAAGTGTAACAGAGGAAGAATGGGACCAGATTATTTCGACGAATATGCGAAGCGCATTCTTCCTTTCCCAATATGCAGGTCAAGTGATGAAATCGTCCAAGGAGGGGAAAATCATTAACATTTCTTCCGTCGGAGGCCACACAGCTTTACGAACGGGGGTCGTTTATGCCATGACGAAAAGCGCGCTTATCCAAATGACCAAAAACCTGGCCCTTGAATGGGGAAAGTATAATATCAATGTTAATGCCATTGGTCCCTGGTATTTTCCGACCTCGCTCACAGAGAGACTCCTTCAGGATGAGTCCTATGTGCAGGAGATTCTTGAAAGAACACCGCTCAACAGGATTGGTAAATTAGAGGAATTGAGCGGTGCTGCGGTGTTCCTCGCTTCAGATGCTGGGAATTATATGACAGGTCAAACGTTGTTCGTTGACGGAGGGATGACCATTTACGGATTTTAA
- a CDS encoding chemotaxis protein CheX → MSLNQSITAVLNGSIHTVHRIMPFELKAEQPSLLNQDYLNEDLGVLIGMTGDFTGKLLIEGSEASFSLVGEKMYGLPLEGEMLSSFTGELGNMIAGNLATHVSEQEVSIDITTPTVIGGKRKVEDFSKGFLVPLTIEQEHKLSLILMIEEKLRMT, encoded by the coding sequence ATGTCTTTAAATCAATCCATTACCGCTGTTCTCAATGGAAGTATCCATACAGTCCATCGCATCATGCCATTCGAATTAAAAGCTGAACAACCCTCCCTTCTAAATCAAGATTACCTAAATGAGGATCTGGGAGTATTGATCGGTATGACCGGTGACTTTACAGGAAAGCTATTGATCGAGGGAAGTGAAGCGAGTTTCAGCTTAGTAGGTGAAAAGATGTACGGTCTGCCCCTGGAAGGCGAAATGCTTTCTTCTTTTACTGGCGAGCTCGGGAATATGATTGCAGGAAATCTCGCTACTCATGTGTCTGAGCAGGAAGTATCCATCGATATCACTACACCGACTGTCATAGGAGGCAAACGAAAAGTGGAAGATTTCAGTAAAGGGTTTCTTGTCCCTTTGACCATTGAACAAGAACATAAGCTTTCACTGATTTTAATGATTGAAGAAAAACTAAGGATGACATAA
- a CDS encoding type III polyketide synthase, with translation MPYILSSGVQCADFSCNQSEVQKLVYELFPLKDHEKKRLMPIFEHANIEKRQFAAPLEWFKEDHGLEERNHLYHTKALSYSLQAINSCLTNLPGDIKFYKENIDHLIFVSSTGISTPTLDAYIMNELGFREDTKRTPLFGLGCAGGTSGVAKAYEWLLGHPDKNVLVVCAELCSLTFQPKDARVSNFVGTALFGDGASAVLVAGDHSSLLKKTEHPLPKIINSSSKTKAHSTDVMGWRVVDTGFEVIFNKSIPRLVKEFWSVHAEEVVRSNDWLIEELPFIVAHPGGRKVLESYEEVFNLKEDALNIPKSVLSSHGNMSSPTVHFVLHEVLKTQHEKGTKSIMTSLGPGFSSEIVSLEWE, from the coding sequence ATGCCATACATATTATCTTCGGGCGTCCAATGTGCTGACTTTTCCTGTAATCAATCCGAGGTTCAAAAGCTCGTTTATGAATTATTTCCTTTAAAAGATCATGAGAAGAAGAGATTAATGCCGATTTTTGAACACGCGAATATTGAAAAGCGTCAATTCGCTGCTCCATTAGAGTGGTTCAAAGAAGATCATGGGTTAGAAGAGAGGAACCATTTATACCATACCAAAGCTTTATCATATAGTTTACAAGCAATCAATTCTTGTTTAACGAACTTACCTGGAGATATCAAATTTTATAAAGAAAATATTGATCATCTTATTTTTGTTTCTTCCACAGGCATTTCTACCCCAACCCTCGATGCTTATATTATGAATGAACTCGGTTTCAGGGAGGATACGAAGCGGACACCTTTATTTGGACTAGGATGTGCAGGAGGAACAAGTGGTGTCGCTAAAGCTTATGAATGGCTTCTCGGCCATCCTGATAAAAATGTTCTTGTCGTTTGCGCAGAACTATGTAGCTTGACCTTTCAACCGAAGGATGCAAGAGTGAGCAATTTCGTAGGCACAGCTCTTTTTGGCGATGGAGCCTCTGCTGTCTTAGTTGCGGGTGACCATTCTTCCCTTCTGAAGAAAACGGAGCACCCTCTTCCGAAAATCATCAATTCCAGTTCCAAAACAAAAGCCCACAGTACAGATGTCATGGGTTGGAGGGTTGTAGATACAGGTTTTGAAGTGATTTTCAACAAAAGTATCCCCAGATTGGTCAAGGAATTTTGGAGTGTCCATGCGGAAGAAGTCGTACGCAGCAATGATTGGCTCATCGAAGAACTTCCTTTCATTGTAGCTCATCCCGGAGGAAGAAAAGTGTTGGAATCTTACGAGGAAGTATTCAATTTGAAGGAAGATGCTTTAAATATCCCTAAAAGCGTGTTGTCCTCTCATGGGAATATGTCTTCCCCAACGGTGCACTTTGTATTGCATGAAGTCTTAAAGACGCAACATGAAAAAGGGACGAAGTCGATCATGACTTCCCTAGGACCTGGGTTTAGTTCAGAAATTGTCAGTTTGGAGTGGGAGTAG
- a CDS encoding isoprenylcysteine carboxylmethyltransferase family protein — MFSSHFFYIALAGFFVLQVLRLVCIRTLGKRWNTRILVLPDEEPIRKGIYRFVKHPNYVIVFFELMIIPVLFHAYLTALIFPFLHLLVLTVRIPAEERALQERV; from the coding sequence ATGTTCAGCAGCCATTTTTTTTATATCGCGTTGGCCGGATTCTTCGTGTTACAAGTATTAAGGTTGGTTTGCATTCGAACTTTGGGAAAACGGTGGAATACGAGAATACTCGTATTACCTGATGAAGAGCCGATTAGGAAGGGGATCTACCGGTTTGTGAAACACCCGAATTATGTGATTGTCTTTTTTGAATTGATGATTATCCCTGTATTATTTCATGCGTATTTAACAGCACTGATTTTTCCATTTCTCCACTTGCTCGTCCTTACAGTGAGAATTCCTGCGGAGGAAAGGGCGTTACAAGAACGGGTATAA